CAGGAAGCGGGCACCAGGGCTATGGCGGCATGGTCGCCGTGCGTACCCCATTTGGCCTGCTGCACGTCGGACTGACCCGGGCCGGTCGGCATGCCGGTGGAGGGTCCGCCGCGCATGACGTTGATGATGACGCAGGGGACTTCGGCGATGCAGGCATAGCCGATCAATTCCTGCTTGAGGGAGACGCCGGGACCTGAAGTCGCGGTCAGGACCTTCGCTCCGGTCAGCGAGGCGCCGATGACCGAGGCCATGGCGCCGATCTCGTCTTCCATCTGGATAAATTTACCGCCGATCTTGGGAAGCTCCACGGACAAGACTTCCGCAACTTCGGTGGAGGGGGTAATGGGGTATCCGCCGAAAAATGTGCAACCGGCGTACAGGGCGCCTTGGGCACACGCCTCATTTCCCTGCAACAGAGCAACTTTCTTAGCCACGTTAACCAACCTCNNNNNNNNNNAGTTCACTTATTTCTTATGGACCTTGATGGCGAAATCGGGGCAACGCAGTTCGCACTGGTTGCAGGCGATGCATGCCTCAGGATTGGCGACCTTTACGACAAATCCGTCCATCGCGAGAACATTCGTGGGGCAGAATTCAACGCAGATGCTGCACCCCTTGCAGTATCTCTCGATGACTTCAATATCTGCTTTTGCACTGCTCATTACCGTTTTTCTCCTTTTTGAAGATGTCGCTTCTTGTAACGGTCTAGTAAAACGGCGGAATCTTATCACATTCGACCAATATATGCCAGAAATTTCTGTATACAGTAAATATTGTGCACTTGTATCGGAAAACCCGGACGCAGGGACGGGGAGCGGAGGTGCAGGTCTGGTCAATTCCGGCATATAGAAAAGAAGGGCAATGTCGCCATTGCCCTTCTTTGGGTTACGGCATATCTGCAAGTATTACAGGTTCATGCTGCCGACGAGTTCCTTAACGGCGGAAACCGATTTATCCATCATTGCCTGCTCTTCGGCATCGAGCTTGAATTCGATGATCTTCTCCACGCCCTTCTCACCCAGGACGCAGGGAACGCCGACATAGAAGCCCTTCACGCCGAATTCTCCATTGAGATAGGCGCAGGTAGGCAGGACGCGTTTCTGGTCCTTGAGGATCGATTCGGCCATGGCGATCGCGGAAGAGGCCGGGCTGTAGAAGGCGCTGCCGGTCTTCAGCAGGGCAACCACTTCTCCGCCGGCGCCACGGGTGCGCTTGACCATTGCTCCCATCACTTCCTTGGCTTTCTCGGCGCTGCCGTACTTTTGCTCGAGGAGCTCCATGACGGGGATGCCGTTGACGCTGGCATAGCGAACCAGGGGGACCATGTCGTCGCCGTGACCGCCGAGGGTCATTGCATTGACGTCTTTCACGGAGACGCCGAGTTCCCAGGCGATGAAGGCCTGGAAGCGGGCCGAGTCGAGGACGCCGGCCTGACCGATGACTCGGTTGTAGGGGAAGCCGGTGATCTTCTGACAGAGGGTTACCATCGCATCGAGCGGGTTGGAGATGACGATGACAATGGAGTTGGGGGCGTACTGCTTGATGCCTTCGGCCACCTGCGTCATGATCTTGGAGTTGACCTCGATGAGGTCGTCTCGGCTCATGCCGGGCTTGCGGGGGAGGCCGGCGGTCACGATAACCACGTCGGAGCCTTCGATGTCCTTGTAGTTGTTGGTGCCCTTGAGTGCTACGTCGAAGCCGTCGACTGGGGAAGCCTCGGCAATATCGAGGCACTTGCCCTGGGGCAGCCCCTCGACGATGTCGAACAGCACCACGTCGCCCAATTCACGCAGAGCAGCAAGCTGTGCCAATACGCCGCCAATCTGCCCACCACCGATCAATGCGATTTTAGGTCTTGCCATTGTCTCTCTCCTCCTGTAGTTGGAAAATTGGAAAAAGGTTGGGACGGGGCCGTCCTGCCCCGTCCCGGTCGGTAAAAATTACACGTTTTCAATTATCACACTCATATTACATGCTGTCAATGATAGCATTCAGGGTCGCGCTGGGACGCATTTCCCTGTCCGCTTTCACCGGATCCGGACGGAAATAGCCGCCGATATCGGCCGGACGACCCTGGGCGTCGAGCAGCTCTTGATCTATTTTTGCCTCGTTCTCTTTGAGCTCCTTCGCCACTTTGGTGAAACGCTCCTTGAGTTCGGCGTCCTTGTTCTGGGCGGCAAGAGCCTGGGCCCAGTAAAGACCAAGATAAAAACTGCTGCCCCGATTGTCAATCTCCTTCACCTTGCGGGAAGGCAGTTTCTGATTCTCAAGATAGGTGCCGATGGCGGTGTCCAGAGTTTCGGCCAGAACGGCCGCCTTCTGGTTGCCGGTGTTGTCGGCGATCATTTCCAGCGACGGTACCAGGGCACAGTATTCTCCCAAAGAATCCCATCGGATATGACCTTCCTTGAGGAACTGCTGAACGTGCTTCGGAGCGGACCCGCCGGCACCGGTCTCGAAGAGGCCGCCGCCGTTGATCAGGGGAACGATGGAGAGCATGCGGGCGCTGGTGCCCAGCTCGAGGATCGGGAAGAGGTCGGTCAGGTAATCCCTCAGGACATTGCCGGTGACCGAGATGGTGTTCTGCCCCTTGCGGATGCGATCGAGGGAGAAGTTCATCGCGTCGACCGGGGGCATGATGCGGATATCAAGACCGGTGGTATCGAACTCCGGCAGGTACTTTTTGACCTTCTTGATGATCTCGGCGTCGTGGCCGCGCTTCTCGTCAAGCCAGAAGATCGCCGGCTCACCGGAAGCCTTGGCACGAGATACCGCGAGCTTGATCCAGTCTTTGATGGGGACGTCTTTTGCCTGGCAGGCACGGAAGATGTCGCCCTTTTCCACCTTCTGTTCGAGCAGCGTGTCACCCGCCGAATTCACGATGCGGATCGCGCCGTTTGCTGGTGCTTCGAAGGTCTTGTCGTGGGAGCCGTATTCCTCGGCCTTCTGCGCCATCAGGCCTACATTGGAGACGCTGCCCATGGTCGCCGGATCGAACTGCCCGTTGCGCTTGGCGTCTTCGATGATCTCGCGGTACATGGTCGCGTAGCAGCGGTCGGGGACCATGGCGATGGTGTCCTGCAGTTCGTCCTGGAGGTTCCACATTTTGCCGCCGTCACGCACCACGTTCGGCATGGAGGCGTCCACGATGACATCGTTGGGAACGTGCAGGTTGGTGATGTTCTTGCGGGAGTCCACCATGGCCAGAGCCGGCTGTTTTCCGTAGCAGGCGTTGATGTCGGCTTCAATTTCGGCTTTCTTGTCGGCCGGCAGCTTGTCAAGCTTGGAGAGGATATCACCGAGGCCGTAGTTGGGGTTGGCGCCGATCGACTTCAGGGTATCGGCGTGCTTGTCGAGGGCATCCTTGAAATACACGGAAACAGCATGGCCGAACATGATAGGGTCGGAAACCTTCATCATGGTCGCCTTGAGGTGCAAGGAGAGGAGGACCCCCTTCTCCTTGGCCTCTTTCGCGGTCTCCTCGTAGAACTTGCGCAGGTCGGCAACGTGCATGACCGAGGAGTCGAGGACTTCACCCTCCAGCAGAGCCAGTCCTTCCTTCAAAACCTTGGCTTTGCCGCCAGCGTCGACGAATTCAATTTTTACCTTGTCGGCCTTGTTCATAGTGACCGACTTTTCAGTTTCGTAAAAATCTCCGCTCTCCATGTGCGCAACGCGGCATTGGGAAACTTTCGGCCAGGGCTGCATCATCCGGTGCGGGTTCTTCTGGGCGAACTTCTTGACGGAAGCAGCGGCGCGGCGATCGGAGTTGCCTTCGCGCAGAACCGGATTCACGGCAGAGCCGAGGACCTTTGCGAAACGCTCCTGCAGTTTTTTCTCTTCGTCGGTTGTGGCTTCTTCAGGATAATTAGGGATATCGTATCCCTTCTCCTGCAGCTCCTTGATGGCAGCCTGGAGCTGCGGGATCGAGGCACTGATGTTCGGCAACTTGATGATGTTGGCTTCGGGTGTTTTGACGAGCTCACCCAGTTCAGCCAGGTAGTCGGAAATCTTCTGATCTTCCTTCAGTTTGTCGGGAAAGTTTGCAATGATTCGACCGGAAAGGGAAATGTCCCGGGTTTCGACCTCGATGCCAGTGTCCTTCGTATAAGCCTGAACGATCGGCAGCAGGGCGTACGTTGCCAGTGCAGGAGCTTCATCAATCTCGGTCCAGATGATCTTAGATGTTTTCTTTGCCATGTTCTCTCCTTGTTTTTCATGCCGGTATCGCCAAAAGGCCTGTTTATAAGCCCGGAGGGCGGCCTTCAAAATGTGTATACAGTATACATACCCCCAGGGCGTGTCAAGAAAAAATATGCCCCTGCAGCTCAGGACCGCAGGGGCATCTGAAGGAAAATAAATAATTTTTATCAGTTGTTCACGGAGGTGTTTTCCATCAGTTTTTCAATGGGAAAGATATCGGATGTGCGGGCGGTTTCTCTGGCTTCTTCCTTTTCTTCGGGAGAATGATCCCTGGGAATACTGAGAACCTGACCGGGGTAAATCTGGCGAGGGTCCTTTATCTGGTCGCGGTTGGCCTTGTAGAGCAGAGGCCAGAGCAGGGCGTCGACGTACACGTCCTTGCGGGCGGCAATCGTCCAGAGGGTCTCACCGGCCGCCACCGTGTAGTTCGTCGGCAGTGGGGGAGCGGGGGGCGGAGGGGGAGGAGAGGCCTCGCGGACAGGCGGAGGTTCCGGTTTTTTGGCGGCTGCGGGAGGTTTCTTGACCGGTGCGGGTTTGGGAGCGCTGGCGAGTTCCTTCACCTGTTTTTCCCTCAGCTTCCGCAATTCCAGGGCGGCTTTTTCCTCCCGGGCTTTTTCCGCGGCCCGGCGGGCATGCTCCTCGGCAAAGGGGAGGGTCTCTCTGGCCAGATCGTATTCACCCCGGCGCATCAGGTCCTCCCCATCTCTCAGTGCCGTGCTGGCCGCCTGGTATTCGGCGGAGGCGAGATGATGGGCGTCGGCCGCATAGGCTTGCGCCACTGCCAGACGTGCGGTCTGGAGTTCCTCGCGGGGCGGTTTGGCGCATCCCCCGAGCAGGGTTGAGAATAGAATAAGTAAGAGAAGGTTGCGGGTCATTATGGCTGTCTGTTTTTTATATCTTCCGATCGGGAACTTTCTAGTTGCCCCAGTGGCTTACCGCGGGGGATTTATGGCTGTTTTGCTCTGGCGGCCACCCGGATGGAAAGTTCCCGGAGCTGCTTCTCGTCCACGAACCCCGGCGCCTCGGACATCAGGCATGTCGCCTTCTGGGTTTTCGGGAAGGCGATCACGTCGCGAATGGAATCGGATCCGGTGAGGATCATTGTGAGTCGATCCAAGCCGAAAGCGATGCCGCCGTGAGGCGGAGCGCCATATTCGAGAGCGTCCAGGAGAAAGCCGAACTTGCTCCTGGCCTCTTCCTGACCAATCCCAAGCAGGTCGAACATTTTGCTCTGCACTGCCTGATCGTGAATACGAATGCTGCCGCCGCCGATTTCCGAGCCGTTCAGGACCAGATCGTAAGCTTTGGCCCTCGCCTTGCCGGGTTCACTGTCGAGCAGAGAAATGTCTTCGTCCAGCGGTGCGGTGAAAGGATGGTGGACCGCCACGTGGCGCCGCTCCTCGCCGTCCCACTCGAGCAGGGGGAAATCGGTGACCCAGGCGAATTTGTAGACGTTCCGATCGGCCAGGCCGAGCTTCTGTCCGAGATGGCTTCGCAACCTTCCGAGGGACTCGTTGGCCACCCGGGCGCTGTCGGCGACGAAGAGGAGCAGGTCGCCGATCTCGGCATCAAGGGACTTATTGAGAGCCGCAAGTTCATCGGAAGTGAAGAACTTGGCGACAGGCGACTGCCACCCCTCTTCGGTCATCTTCACCCAGGCAAGCCCCTTGGCTCCGTAGATGGCCACGAAGGCGGTGAGATCGTCAAGCTCCTTGCGGGAGAAGGAGGCGCAGCCCTTGGCGTTGAGGGCCTTGACCAGCCCCCCCTTGGCAGCCACGTCGGCGAAGACCTTGAACCCCGATTCGGCGACCAGGGAGGTGATGTCGATCAGTTCAAGGGCGAAGCGCAGGTCGGGATTGTCCACCCCGTAGCGGTCCATGGCCTCCGCATAGGTCATGCGGGGGACGGGAAGGGTGATGTCGACGCCGATGGTCTCTTTGAAAATGGCCGCGATCATTCCTTCCATGATGTTCATGACATCGTCACGGTCGACGAAGCTCATCTCGCAGTCGATCTGGGTGAATTCAGGCTGCCGGTCGGCCCGCAGGTCCTCGTCCCGGAAACATTTGACGATCTGGCAGTAACGGTCGAAGCCGGAAACCATCAGGAGCTGCTTGAACAGCTGGGGGGACTGGGGAAGGGCATAGAACTGCCCCGGATTGACCCGGCTGGGAACCAGATAATCCCGCGCCCCTTCCGGTGTGCTCTTGGTCAGCATGGGGGTTTCTATTTCCAGAAATCCCTGGGCGTCGAGGTAGTTTCGGGCGGTGCGGGTCGCCTGGTGGCGAAGGATGAGGTTGTGCTGGACGGCGGAACGGCGCAGGTCGAGATAGCGGTGCTTGAGACGGATGTTCTCCGCCACCTCGGAGTACTCGTCCAGCATGAAGGGGGGCGTTTTGGCGGCGTTGAGGACGCGCAGATCGCTGATTTCGATTTCCACCTCCCCGGTCTTCATCTTCGTATTGACCGTTCCCTCGGGGCGCGGGGAAACCACCCCCTTGATCGCCAGGACGAATTCGTTGCGGACCCGGTCGGCCTTCTGATGGGCCTCGGGATCACGGTCCGGGTCGAGGGCGAGCTGAATGATCCCCTCACGGTCGCGAAGATCGATGAAGATCAGGCCGCCGTGGTCCCGGCGACGCTGAACCCAGCCCATAAGGCAGACCTCTTTTCCGATATCGGCGGCCGTAACCTGGCCGCAATAATGGCTCCTTTTCCAGTCACCAAGCAAGTCGTTCAAGTGTAAATCCTCCAAAAGAGAACGGTTATTTTTCGCTGTCGGTATTTGCGCAAAGGCGAATTATACAGAGCATGAATAAACATCGTCAAGAGATATCCTCCGGTTTCACAGCCGGCGAAGGCGCTCGAGCAGAAGCTCTTCGAGTCCTGCAAGGGGGATCTCTTCCTGGGTTCCGGCATCCATATCCTTCAACAGGGCCGCCTGGCGGGCGATTTCATCCTCTCCCAGAATCAGCACATGGCAGGCTCTCAGCTTGTCGGCGCGGCGGAGCTGAGATTTGAGGCTTTTGCCTTCGTAATCCATTTCGGCCCGGTGTCCCCGGCGCTGCAGGCTGGACATGAGGATAAAGGCCTGGCGGGCGGCCTCATCGCCGATAGCGGCGAGAAAGAGCTCAAGTCGGGGCGGCTGGACCAGCGCTTCCCCTTTCATCAGCACCAGCCGCTCAACTCCCATGGCGAATCCGATTCCCGACAGCGGAGGGCCCC
The window above is part of the Desulfuromonas sp. TF genome. Proteins encoded here:
- a CDS encoding 4Fe-4S binding protein, yielding MSSAKADIEVIERYCKGCSICVEFCPTNVLAMDGFVVKVANPEACIACNQCELRCPDFAIKVHKK
- the mdh gene encoding malate dehydrogenase codes for the protein MARPKIALIGGGQIGGVLAQLAALRELGDVVLFDIVEGLPQGKCLDIAEASPVDGFDVALKGTNNYKDIEGSDVVIVTAGLPRKPGMSRDDLIEVNSKIMTQVAEGIKQYAPNSIVIVISNPLDAMVTLCQKITGFPYNRVIGQAGVLDSARFQAFIAWELGVSVKDVNAMTLGGHGDDMVPLVRYASVNGIPVMELLEQKYGSAEKAKEVMGAMVKRTRGAGGEVVALLKTGSAFYSPASSAIAMAESILKDQKRVLPTCAYLNGEFGVKGFYVGVPCVLGEKGVEKIIEFKLDAEEQAMMDKSVSAVKELVGSMNL
- a CDS encoding NADP-dependent isocitrate dehydrogenase, which produces MAKKTSKIIWTEIDEAPALATYALLPIVQAYTKDTGIEVETRDISLSGRIIANFPDKLKEDQKISDYLAELGELVKTPEANIIKLPNISASIPQLQAAIKELQEKGYDIPNYPEEATTDEEKKLQERFAKVLGSAVNPVLREGNSDRRAAASVKKFAQKNPHRMMQPWPKVSQCRVAHMESGDFYETEKSVTMNKADKVKIEFVDAGGKAKVLKEGLALLEGEVLDSSVMHVADLRKFYEETAKEAKEKGVLLSLHLKATMMKVSDPIMFGHAVSVYFKDALDKHADTLKSIGANPNYGLGDILSKLDKLPADKKAEIEADINACYGKQPALAMVDSRKNITNLHVPNDVIVDASMPNVVRDGGKMWNLQDELQDTIAMVPDRCYATMYREIIEDAKRNGQFDPATMGSVSNVGLMAQKAEEYGSHDKTFEAPANGAIRIVNSAGDTLLEQKVEKGDIFRACQAKDVPIKDWIKLAVSRAKASGEPAIFWLDEKRGHDAEIIKKVKKYLPEFDTTGLDIRIMPPVDAMNFSLDRIRKGQNTISVTGNVLRDYLTDLFPILELGTSARMLSIVPLINGGGLFETGAGGSAPKHVQQFLKEGHIRWDSLGEYCALVPSLEMIADNTGNQKAAVLAETLDTAIGTYLENQKLPSRKVKEIDNRGSSFYLGLYWAQALAAQNKDAELKERFTKVAKELKENEAKIDQELLDAQGRPADIGGYFRPDPVKADREMRPSATLNAIIDSM
- a CDS encoding LysM peptidoglycan-binding domain-containing protein, whose protein sequence is MTRNLLLLILFSTLLGGCAKPPREELQTARLAVAQAYAADAHHLASAEYQAASTALRDGEDLMRRGEYDLARETLPFAEEHARRAAEKAREEKAALELRKLREKQVKELASAPKPAPVKKPPAAAKKPEPPPVREASPPPPPPAPPLPTNYTVAAGETLWTIAARKDVYVDALLWPLLYKANRDQIKDPRQIYPGQVLSIPRDHSPEEKEEARETARTSDIFPIEKLMENTSVNN
- the aspS gene encoding aspartate--tRNA ligase; translated protein: MNDLLGDWKRSHYCGQVTAADIGKEVCLMGWVQRRRDHGGLIFIDLRDREGIIQLALDPDRDPEAHQKADRVRNEFVLAIKGVVSPRPEGTVNTKMKTGEVEIEISDLRVLNAAKTPPFMLDEYSEVAENIRLKHRYLDLRRSAVQHNLILRHQATRTARNYLDAQGFLEIETPMLTKSTPEGARDYLVPSRVNPGQFYALPQSPQLFKQLLMVSGFDRYCQIVKCFRDEDLRADRQPEFTQIDCEMSFVDRDDVMNIMEGMIAAIFKETIGVDITLPVPRMTYAEAMDRYGVDNPDLRFALELIDITSLVAESGFKVFADVAAKGGLVKALNAKGCASFSRKELDDLTAFVAIYGAKGLAWVKMTEEGWQSPVAKFFTSDELAALNKSLDAEIGDLLLFVADSARVANESLGRLRSHLGQKLGLADRNVYKFAWVTDFPLLEWDGEERRHVAVHHPFTAPLDEDISLLDSEPGKARAKAYDLVLNGSEIGGGSIRIHDQAVQSKMFDLLGIGQEEARSKFGFLLDALEYGAPPHGGIAFGLDRLTMILTGSDSIRDVIAFPKTQKATCLMSEAPGFVDEKQLRELSIRVAARAKQP